In Silurus meridionalis isolate SWU-2019-XX chromosome 29, ASM1480568v1, whole genome shotgun sequence, one DNA window encodes the following:
- the polr2f gene encoding DNA-directed RNA polymerases I, II, and III subunit RPABC2 yields the protein MSDNEDNFDDGDFDDVEEDEGLDDLENVEDEDQENVQILPAGEGQQANQKRITTPYMTKYERARVLGTRALQIAMCAPVMVELEGETDPLQIAMKELKGRKIPIIIRRYLPDGSYEDWGCDELIITD from the exons ATGTCTGATAACGAAGACAA tttTGATGATGGAGATTTTGATGATGTGGAGGAGGATGAGGGACTGGATGACCTGGAGAACGTGGAGGAT gaggatcaGGAGAATGTACAGATCCTCCCTGCAGGAGAAGGACAGCAGGCCAATCAGAAGAGGATCACTACACCATACATGACCAAATACGAGAGAGCCAGAGTGCTGGGAACTCGAGCACTACAGATTGc GATGTGTGCTCCAGTGATGGTGGAGTTGGAGGGAGAGACGGATCCTCTGCAGATCGCCATGAAGGAGCTCAA AGGCAGAAAAATTCCCATCATTATTCGGAGGTACCTGCCTGATGGGAGCTACGAGGACTGGGGCTGTGATGAGCTTATCATTACTGactag
- the LOC124382264 gene encoding trinucleotide repeat-containing gene 6B protein-like isoform X1 has product MENFQTSEDGQSPAGSKKDKQIVKELSTPAPFNCVTLRCSSTPSLSPYPASVGPTLPPAGENNAKLPAVSLWHMSREVPPRFRNHQEHKILLKRGQSLDGISPFLHTGDQSHVTTTLHSDPNVDLTSSPPLLSLSSLTYANSTCGPGPGAPLLSQGMAKIVMDKSRSRRQSESLNKTSWEYNHSKQEDNSEQVEPGVTADEENSESVPSSHCETALNRADAESMQQIQSQDDSQSVENRVEEEVGPKQVEAATDCKKLNQAVQLPTFTSNLEVLIPDTCHRKASGEVLKPGEMWGTSVESQVGWKVSHEVSQTVQAEKGSGLKKQIASESRGDVPKEGSSGHVKENPPDCLQDTQMIATKTIRRDREKGANESERDRSEHQSSGHGSSEDGTCSNSTSRTQSSCTEVTLQRMLNRSDLDPRVLSNTGWGQIQIKQSIAWNLEVGSRSETGQDWTGRAQVDVNSLSCPSWSRDLQGHVKGSRSHGTGNTWGQSEERIESKQGALLTGRDNSWVEAIKDEQEDSWHGNRKEALQQREQDRGSWGLGNTQWGENKGRAEQGERSWADSEDEGQNKQQQVWGDNRHPQHTPNNHMALQSSNQQHLQHSHSQLTPPNSSQESKDPPTGPLALNQNSGWKPGPIPHISSAIEPSGWEEPSPQSISRKMEIDDGTSAWGDPTHYDHRSVNMWDKSNLQQRSEPSQQHHESMSATTVTSRDKNAAWERSAGASEQFMNTSAAGWGKAFDAPSSWRDPEESGKGTVWSSSPSNSSKTGPKTMQDGWSDGGLKTSHHSSWEEEDSGSGMWGNRSQDNTSSFSSGGWNHGGRRTGGKAPLKGNGASSWTGLVTRQMSNMAITDEEALSAPERNRRGMNDYNGEMRRGGRGGGSFRSHSLKEPGTTGVFNTSAHLRGVQQPGVHHINPSPGVRAQVPQQFLPPQVSGSVVNPMFPTHSSPQHLALLGGLHPHMQQVQLAYQLLLQQQQQQQQQQHHFLSHRKFPHHLPPPPPPPLPPLPLLQHQDPQQIARIMAVLQQLPKSPTSFPGFVSGAEPESVISGVKEVGGAQPQFKWMMEAGHPLCPSPPDSIMLKNGLLPGQVKLRGDSSYPHYDMVGVENVGVASPGLIDSWYRIPGGKIGSTLNTPTWPPEFQPGVPWKGVQSPEPELNPYSGMLGENTHTDTEHHLLQDNTEINTVLPSPGAWPYCSSDTHTLASSWPPEPIGHRTNRNASQMPRPPPGLTHQKPAPWLGAGPNLPRGWSSERQNQEGPFVSESSWSGGSSTGSSWLLLSNLTPQIDSSTLKTICLQHGPLMTFNLGVAQGSALIRYCSVDEAAKAQSALHMCVLGNTTILAEFVSEEDVARYFTHSQSGETVGEADRQTDSEMGGGGEMKLVWENLDRDQDGLSLFNRWSHSREGGVWGGGAPGYQSNNLWGSPQVEDRGPGLLPGNLLGGGANT; this is encoded by the exons aCCCTAATGTAGATCTCACCTCTTCACCTCCCTTATTGTCTTTATCTTCTTTAACTTATGCAAATTCCACATGCGGCCCGGGACCCGGTGCACCGCTGCTCTCTCAGGGAATGGCTAAGATTGTAATGGACAAAAGCAGGAGCAGGAGGCAGAGTGAGTCCTTAAACAAAACTTCATGGGAATACAATCACAGCAAGCAAGAGGACAATTCAGAACAGGTGGAGCCTGGTGTCACTGCAGATGAAGAGAACTCAGAATCAGTCCCCTCTTCCCACTGTGAAACTGCCTTGAATCGGGCAGATGCAGAAAGCATGCAGCAGATCCAAAGCCAGGATGACAGCCAGTCTGTGGAGAACAGGGTGGAAGAAGAAGTGGGACCAAAACAAGTGGAAGCTGCTACTGACTGCAAAAAGTTAAATCAGGCAGTGCAGCTTCCAACTTTCACTTCAAATCTCGAAGTCTTAATTCCTGACACATGTCATAGAAAGGCAAGTGGGGAAGTGCTGAAGCCTGGAGAAATGTGGGGAACTTCTGTGGAAAGTCAAGTGGGGTGGAAAGTCAGCCATGAAGTATCTCAAACAGTCCAGGCTGAAAAAGGAAGTGGTCTAAAAAAGCAGATAGCTTCAGAGAGTCGAGGGGACGTGCCAAAAGAGGGCAGTAGTGGACATGTAAAAGAAAACCCTCCTGATTGTTTACAAGACACTCAGATGATCGCAACCAAAACAATAAGAAGAGATCGTGAGAAAGGGGCGAATGAGAGTGAAAGGGACAGATCAGAGCATCAGTCTTCTGGTCATGGAAGCAGTGAAGATGGTACTTGTTCTAACAGCACTTCCAGAACTCAATCGTCATGCACTGAAGTGACCTTACAGAGAATGCTTAATCGAAGTGATCTGGATCCCAGAGTACTTTCTAACACTGGCTGGGGGCAGATTCAGATTAAGCAGAGCATAGCATGGAATTTGGAGGTGGGCAGTAGATCTGAAACAGGTCAGGACTGGACTGGGCGCGCTCAGGTGGATGTAAACAGCCTCAGCTGCCCTTCTTGGTCCAGGGATTTGCAGGGCCATGTGAAGGGGTCCAGAAGCCATGGGACAGGGAATACATGGGGGCAAAGTGAGGAGAGAATAGAGAGTAAACAGGGGGCTTTATTGACAGGGAGAGACAACAGCTGGGTTGAGGCTATCAAAGATGAGCAGGAAGATAGTTGGCATGGGAATAGAAAAGAAGCTCTGCAACAGAGAGAACAGGACAGGGGCAGTTGGGGCCTGGGTAACACTCAGTGGGGAGAAAACAAGGGTAGAGCTGAACAAGGTGAGAGATCATGGGCTGACTCTGAGGATGAGGGACAGAACAAACAGCAGCAGGTGTGGGGGGACAATCGCCACCCGCAACATACACCAAACAATCACATGGCACTGCAAAGCTCAAATCAGCAGCACCTGCAGCACTCACACTCCCAGCTAACACCACCAAACAGCTCGCAGGAGTCCAAGGATCCACCCACGGGCCCATTGGCCCTGAACCAAAACTCGGGATGGAAGCCTGGTCCCATCCCACACATATCTTCAGCCATTGAGCCAAGCGGTTGGGAAGAGCCCTCACCCCAGTCCATAAGCAGGAAGATGGAGATTGATGATGGTACATCAGCCTGGGGTGACCCTACTCACTATGACCACAGGAGCGTTAACATGTGGGACAAGAGCAACCTGCAGCAGAGGAGTGAGCCATCTCAACAACATCATGAGTCCATGTCTGCCACCACTGTGACCAGCAGAGACAAAAATGCAG catGGGAACGCAGTGCTGGTGCTTCTGAACAGTTCATGAACACCAGCGCAGCAGGCTGGGGGAAGGCCTTTGATGCTCCCTCAAGCTGGAGAGATCCAGAAGAATCTGGGAAAGGGACAGTATGGAGCAGTTCCCCTTCCAATTCATCTAAAACTG GTCCAAAGACTATGCAAGATGGCTGGAGTGATGGAGGATTAAAAACTTCACACCATTCCAGCTGGGAGGAGGAAGATAGTGGTTCTGGAATGTGGGGCAACAGGTCTCAAGACAACacttcctccttttcctctGGAGGTTGGAACCACGGTGGCAGAAGAACTGGAGGAAAG GCTCCTCTAAAAGGAAACGGGGCGAGTTCCTGGACAGGTTTGGTAACTCGGCAGATGTCAAACATGGCAATCACG GATGAAGAGGCTCTCTCAGCACCAGAGAGGAACAGGAGAGGGATGAACGACTATAATGGGGAgatgaggagaggaggaagaggtggaggaaGCTTTCGCTCTCACAGCTTGAAGGAGCCAGGAACA ACTGGTGTGTTTAACACCAGTGCACATTTAAGAGGAGTGCAGCAGCCGGGTGTGCATCACATAAATCCTTCCCCTGGAGTACGAGCACAAGTGCCTCAGCAGTTCCTCCCACCTCAG GTTTCAGGGTCTGTTGTGAATCCGATGTTCCCCACACACTCGTCCCCTCAGCACTTGGCCCTGCTCGGAGGTCTACACCCCCACATGCAGCAGGTCCAGCTG GCGTATCAGCTTCtgctccagcagcagcagcagcaacagcaacagcagcatcaTTTCCTTTCTCACAGGAAGTTTCcccatcatcttcctcctccccctcctcctcctcttcctcctcttcctctgctTCAGCATCAGGACCCTCAGCAG ATTGCTCGTATCATGGCAGTTCTTCAGCAGCTCCCTAAAAGCCCCACCTCTTTCCCAG GTTTTGTATCAGGAGCGGAGCCTGAGTCAGTGATTAGTGGAGTAAAAGAAGTAGGGGGAGCTCAACCTCAGTTTAAATGGATGATGGAGGCAGGACATCCACTTTGCCCTTCCCCTCCTGATTCTATAATGCTCAAGAATG gtctcCTCCCAGGCCAAGTGAAGCTCAGAGGTGACTCCTCATACCCCCACTATGATATGGTGGGAGTGGAGAATGTGGGCGTGGCCTCACCAGGTCTGATTGACAGTTGGTATAGAATCCCTGGTGGTAAAATAGGCTCCACCCTAAACACCCCCACCTGGCCACCag agtttCAGCCTGGTGTTCCTTGGAAAGGTGTTCAGAGCCCGGAGCCTGAACTGAACCCCTACAGTGGAATGCTgggagagaacacacacactgatactgaACACCACTTACTGCAGGataacacag AGATCAACACCGTACTGCCTTCACCTGGTGCCTGGCCTTACTGTTCCTCCGACACACACACCttgg CCAGCAGCTGGCCTCCTGAACCAATTGGACACAGGACCAATCGAAACGCTTCACAGATGCCCCGCCCCCCTCCAGGCCTAACCCATCAGAAACCGGCTCCGTGGTTAGGGGCGGGTCCTAACCTGCCCAGGGGGTGGAGCTCAGAGAGGCAGAACCAGGAGGGTCCTTTTGTTTCAG AAAGCTCATGGAGTGGTGGATCATCTACAGGAAGTTCATGGCTACTGCTGAGCAACCTCACACCACAG atcgaCAGTTCCACTCTAAAGACTATTTGCCTGCAGCATGGTCCACTGATGACCTTTAACCTTGGCGTGGCTCAGGGTAGTGCTCTGATTCGTTACTGCAGCGTGGACGAGGCGGCCAAGGCCCAGAGCGCTCTGCACAT GTGCGTCCTGGGGAACACCACCATCTTGGCTGAGTTTGTGAGTGAGGAGGATGTGGCTCGATACTTCACACATTCCCAGAGCGGAGAGACAGTcggagaggcagacagacagacagacagtgagatgGGTGGAGGAGGGGAGATGAAGCTCGTCTGGGAGAACCTGGACCGAGACCAAGACGGACTCTCTCTCTTTAACCGGTGGAGTCACAGCCGAGAGGGCGGAGTCTGGGGAGGTGGAGCTCCTGGTTACCAGAGCAACAACCTCTGGGGTTCTCCTCAAGTGGAGGACAGGGGGCCGGGCTTGTTGCCAGGCAACCTGTTAGGGGGTGGGGCTAACACTTAG
- the LOC124382264 gene encoding trinucleotide repeat-containing gene 6B protein-like isoform X2, which yields MENFQTSEDGQSPAGSKKDKQIVKELSTPAPFNCVTLRCSSTPSLSPYPASVGPTLPPAGENNAKLPAVSLWHMSREVPPRFRNHQEHKILLKRGQSLDGISPFLHTGDQSHVTTTLHSDPNVDLTSSPPLLSLSSLTYANSTCGPGPGAPLLSQGMAKIVMDKSRSRRQSESLNKTSWEYNHSKQEDNSEQVEPGVTADEENSESVPSSHCETALNRADAESMQQIQSQDDSQSVENRVEEEVGPKQVEAATDCKKLNQAVQLPTFTSNLEVLIPDTCHRKASGEVLKPGEMWGTSVESQVGWKVSHEVSQTVQAEKGSGLKKQIASESRGDVPKEGSSGHVKENPPDCLQDTQMIATKTIRRDREKGANESERDRSEHQSSGHGSSEDGTCSNSTSRTQSSCTEVTLQRMLNRSDLDPRVLSNTGWGQIQIKQSIAWNLEVGSRSETGQDWTGRAQVDVNSLSCPSWSRDLQGHVKGSRSHGTGNTWGQSEERIESKQGALLTGRDNSWVEAIKDEQEDSWHGNRKEALQQREQDRGSWGLGNTQWGENKGRAEQGERSWADSEDEGQNKQQQVWGDNRHPQHTPNNHMALQSSNQQHLQHSHSQLTPPNSSQESKDPPTGPLALNQNSGWKPGPIPHISSAIEPSGWEEPSPQSISRKMEIDDGTSAWGDPTHYDHRSVNMWDKSNLQQRSEPSQQHHESMSATTVTSRDKNAAWERSAGASEQFMNTSAAGWGKAFDAPSSWRDPEESGKGTVWSSSPSNSSKTGPKTMQDGWSDGGLKTSHHSSWEEEDSGSGMWGNRSQDNTSSFSSGGWNHGGRRTGGKAPLKGNGASSWTGLVTRQMSNMAITDEEALSAPERNRRGMNDYNGEMRRGGRGGGSFRSHSLKEPGTTGVFNTSAHLRGVQQPGVHHINPSPGVRAQVPQQFLPPQVSGSVVNPMFPTHSSPQHLALLGGLHPHMQQVQLAYQLLLQQQQQQQQQQHHFLSHRKFPHHLPPPPPPPLPPLPLLQHQDPQQIARIMAVLQQLPKSPTSFPGFVSGAEPESVISGVKEVGGAQPQFKWMMEAGHPLCPSPPDSIMLKNGLLPGQVKLRGDSSYPHYDMVGVENVGVASPGLIDSWYRIPGGKIGSTLNTPTWPPEFQPGVPWKGVQSPEPELNPYSGMLGENTHTDTEHHLLQDNTASSWPPEPIGHRTNRNASQMPRPPPGLTHQKPAPWLGAGPNLPRGWSSERQNQEGPFVSESSWSGGSSTGSSWLLLSNLTPQIDSSTLKTICLQHGPLMTFNLGVAQGSALIRYCSVDEAAKAQSALHMCVLGNTTILAEFVSEEDVARYFTHSQSGETVGEADRQTDSEMGGGGEMKLVWENLDRDQDGLSLFNRWSHSREGGVWGGGAPGYQSNNLWGSPQVEDRGPGLLPGNLLGGGANT from the exons aCCCTAATGTAGATCTCACCTCTTCACCTCCCTTATTGTCTTTATCTTCTTTAACTTATGCAAATTCCACATGCGGCCCGGGACCCGGTGCACCGCTGCTCTCTCAGGGAATGGCTAAGATTGTAATGGACAAAAGCAGGAGCAGGAGGCAGAGTGAGTCCTTAAACAAAACTTCATGGGAATACAATCACAGCAAGCAAGAGGACAATTCAGAACAGGTGGAGCCTGGTGTCACTGCAGATGAAGAGAACTCAGAATCAGTCCCCTCTTCCCACTGTGAAACTGCCTTGAATCGGGCAGATGCAGAAAGCATGCAGCAGATCCAAAGCCAGGATGACAGCCAGTCTGTGGAGAACAGGGTGGAAGAAGAAGTGGGACCAAAACAAGTGGAAGCTGCTACTGACTGCAAAAAGTTAAATCAGGCAGTGCAGCTTCCAACTTTCACTTCAAATCTCGAAGTCTTAATTCCTGACACATGTCATAGAAAGGCAAGTGGGGAAGTGCTGAAGCCTGGAGAAATGTGGGGAACTTCTGTGGAAAGTCAAGTGGGGTGGAAAGTCAGCCATGAAGTATCTCAAACAGTCCAGGCTGAAAAAGGAAGTGGTCTAAAAAAGCAGATAGCTTCAGAGAGTCGAGGGGACGTGCCAAAAGAGGGCAGTAGTGGACATGTAAAAGAAAACCCTCCTGATTGTTTACAAGACACTCAGATGATCGCAACCAAAACAATAAGAAGAGATCGTGAGAAAGGGGCGAATGAGAGTGAAAGGGACAGATCAGAGCATCAGTCTTCTGGTCATGGAAGCAGTGAAGATGGTACTTGTTCTAACAGCACTTCCAGAACTCAATCGTCATGCACTGAAGTGACCTTACAGAGAATGCTTAATCGAAGTGATCTGGATCCCAGAGTACTTTCTAACACTGGCTGGGGGCAGATTCAGATTAAGCAGAGCATAGCATGGAATTTGGAGGTGGGCAGTAGATCTGAAACAGGTCAGGACTGGACTGGGCGCGCTCAGGTGGATGTAAACAGCCTCAGCTGCCCTTCTTGGTCCAGGGATTTGCAGGGCCATGTGAAGGGGTCCAGAAGCCATGGGACAGGGAATACATGGGGGCAAAGTGAGGAGAGAATAGAGAGTAAACAGGGGGCTTTATTGACAGGGAGAGACAACAGCTGGGTTGAGGCTATCAAAGATGAGCAGGAAGATAGTTGGCATGGGAATAGAAAAGAAGCTCTGCAACAGAGAGAACAGGACAGGGGCAGTTGGGGCCTGGGTAACACTCAGTGGGGAGAAAACAAGGGTAGAGCTGAACAAGGTGAGAGATCATGGGCTGACTCTGAGGATGAGGGACAGAACAAACAGCAGCAGGTGTGGGGGGACAATCGCCACCCGCAACATACACCAAACAATCACATGGCACTGCAAAGCTCAAATCAGCAGCACCTGCAGCACTCACACTCCCAGCTAACACCACCAAACAGCTCGCAGGAGTCCAAGGATCCACCCACGGGCCCATTGGCCCTGAACCAAAACTCGGGATGGAAGCCTGGTCCCATCCCACACATATCTTCAGCCATTGAGCCAAGCGGTTGGGAAGAGCCCTCACCCCAGTCCATAAGCAGGAAGATGGAGATTGATGATGGTACATCAGCCTGGGGTGACCCTACTCACTATGACCACAGGAGCGTTAACATGTGGGACAAGAGCAACCTGCAGCAGAGGAGTGAGCCATCTCAACAACATCATGAGTCCATGTCTGCCACCACTGTGACCAGCAGAGACAAAAATGCAG catGGGAACGCAGTGCTGGTGCTTCTGAACAGTTCATGAACACCAGCGCAGCAGGCTGGGGGAAGGCCTTTGATGCTCCCTCAAGCTGGAGAGATCCAGAAGAATCTGGGAAAGGGACAGTATGGAGCAGTTCCCCTTCCAATTCATCTAAAACTG GTCCAAAGACTATGCAAGATGGCTGGAGTGATGGAGGATTAAAAACTTCACACCATTCCAGCTGGGAGGAGGAAGATAGTGGTTCTGGAATGTGGGGCAACAGGTCTCAAGACAACacttcctccttttcctctGGAGGTTGGAACCACGGTGGCAGAAGAACTGGAGGAAAG GCTCCTCTAAAAGGAAACGGGGCGAGTTCCTGGACAGGTTTGGTAACTCGGCAGATGTCAAACATGGCAATCACG GATGAAGAGGCTCTCTCAGCACCAGAGAGGAACAGGAGAGGGATGAACGACTATAATGGGGAgatgaggagaggaggaagaggtggaggaaGCTTTCGCTCTCACAGCTTGAAGGAGCCAGGAACA ACTGGTGTGTTTAACACCAGTGCACATTTAAGAGGAGTGCAGCAGCCGGGTGTGCATCACATAAATCCTTCCCCTGGAGTACGAGCACAAGTGCCTCAGCAGTTCCTCCCACCTCAG GTTTCAGGGTCTGTTGTGAATCCGATGTTCCCCACACACTCGTCCCCTCAGCACTTGGCCCTGCTCGGAGGTCTACACCCCCACATGCAGCAGGTCCAGCTG GCGTATCAGCTTCtgctccagcagcagcagcagcaacagcaacagcagcatcaTTTCCTTTCTCACAGGAAGTTTCcccatcatcttcctcctccccctcctcctcctcttcctcctcttcctctgctTCAGCATCAGGACCCTCAGCAG ATTGCTCGTATCATGGCAGTTCTTCAGCAGCTCCCTAAAAGCCCCACCTCTTTCCCAG GTTTTGTATCAGGAGCGGAGCCTGAGTCAGTGATTAGTGGAGTAAAAGAAGTAGGGGGAGCTCAACCTCAGTTTAAATGGATGATGGAGGCAGGACATCCACTTTGCCCTTCCCCTCCTGATTCTATAATGCTCAAGAATG gtctcCTCCCAGGCCAAGTGAAGCTCAGAGGTGACTCCTCATACCCCCACTATGATATGGTGGGAGTGGAGAATGTGGGCGTGGCCTCACCAGGTCTGATTGACAGTTGGTATAGAATCCCTGGTGGTAAAATAGGCTCCACCCTAAACACCCCCACCTGGCCACCag agtttCAGCCTGGTGTTCCTTGGAAAGGTGTTCAGAGCCCGGAGCCTGAACTGAACCCCTACAGTGGAATGCTgggagagaacacacacactgatactgaACACCACTTACTGCAGGataacacag CCAGCAGCTGGCCTCCTGAACCAATTGGACACAGGACCAATCGAAACGCTTCACAGATGCCCCGCCCCCCTCCAGGCCTAACCCATCAGAAACCGGCTCCGTGGTTAGGGGCGGGTCCTAACCTGCCCAGGGGGTGGAGCTCAGAGAGGCAGAACCAGGAGGGTCCTTTTGTTTCAG AAAGCTCATGGAGTGGTGGATCATCTACAGGAAGTTCATGGCTACTGCTGAGCAACCTCACACCACAG atcgaCAGTTCCACTCTAAAGACTATTTGCCTGCAGCATGGTCCACTGATGACCTTTAACCTTGGCGTGGCTCAGGGTAGTGCTCTGATTCGTTACTGCAGCGTGGACGAGGCGGCCAAGGCCCAGAGCGCTCTGCACAT GTGCGTCCTGGGGAACACCACCATCTTGGCTGAGTTTGTGAGTGAGGAGGATGTGGCTCGATACTTCACACATTCCCAGAGCGGAGAGACAGTcggagaggcagacagacagacagacagtgagatgGGTGGAGGAGGGGAGATGAAGCTCGTCTGGGAGAACCTGGACCGAGACCAAGACGGACTCTCTCTCTTTAACCGGTGGAGTCACAGCCGAGAGGGCGGAGTCTGGGGAGGTGGAGCTCCTGGTTACCAGAGCAACAACCTCTGGGGTTCTCCTCAAGTGGAGGACAGGGGGCCGGGCTTGTTGCCAGGCAACCTGTTAGGGGGTGGGGCTAACACTTAG